Proteins encoded within one genomic window of Cetobacterium somerae ATCC BAA-474:
- a CDS encoding chorismate synthase, which yields MNSFGSLFRVHIYGESHGSGIGVLIDGVPSGIKLTLEDFTKDLSKRKSGKIGTTPRKEDDIPNIISGVFNDFTTGAPINIFFENKNTDSKVYTDFKSHPRPGHADFSATKKYSGFNDIRGGGHFSGRLTLALVAAGVIAKKILNDFIFSSEIESIGILNKLEFDKKLENYLLETAHSGDSLGGTISLTIKNVPIGLGEPFFDSVESVLSSIIFSIPGIKGIEFGAGFKGTEFLGSKFNDCFIDKSGKTSSNNNGGINGGITNGNDIFLKVAVKPTSSIFKPQETFNFKDKNIQSLKINGRHDVAFLLRVPIVLENAVAIALADLYLQNKKIFF from the coding sequence ATGAATAGTTTTGGTTCTCTTTTTAGAGTACATATTTATGGAGAATCTCACGGTTCTGGTATCGGAGTTTTAATTGATGGTGTTCCATCTGGAATAAAGCTTACTCTTGAAGATTTTACTAAAGATCTTTCTAAAAGAAAATCTGGAAAAATAGGTACTACTCCTAGGAAAGAGGATGATATTCCAAATATTATTTCAGGAGTTTTTAATGATTTTACAACTGGAGCTCCTATAAATATTTTTTTTGAGAACAAAAATACTGATTCTAAAGTTTATACTGACTTTAAATCGCACCCTAGACCTGGTCATGCTGACTTTTCTGCTACTAAAAAATATTCAGGTTTTAATGATATTCGTGGTGGTGGTCATTTTTCAGGTAGATTAACGCTTGCTCTTGTTGCCGCTGGTGTCATTGCAAAAAAAATATTAAATGATTTTATTTTTTCTAGTGAAATTGAATCAATCGGTATTTTAAATAAGTTAGAGTTTGATAAAAAATTAGAAAATTACTTGCTTGAAACTGCACATTCCGGTGATTCTTTAGGAGGAACAATCTCTTTAACTATTAAAAATGTTCCTATCGGTTTAGGAGAACCTTTTTTTGATTCTGTAGAATCTGTTCTTTCATCTATAATTTTTTCAATTCCAGGAATTAAAGGAATTGAGTTTGGTGCTGGATTTAAAGGAACAGAATTTTTAGGCAGTAAATTTAATGACTGTTTTATTGATAAAAGTGGAAAAACTTCGTCTAATAATAACGGAGGTATTAATGGTGGAATTACAAATGGAAACGACATCTTTTTAAAAGTTGCTGTTAAACCAACTTCTAGTATTTTCAAACCCCAAGAAACCTTTAATTTCAAAGATAAAAATATTCAATCTTTAAAAATTAATGGAAGACATGATGTCGCATTTCTTCTTAGAGTTCCTATTGTTTTAGAAAATGCTGTGGCTATTGCCCTTGCAGATTTATATTTACAAAATAAAAAAATATTTTTTTAA
- the trhA gene encoding PAQR family membrane homeostasis protein TrhA: MNNTLTRLEEWINSMTHYFGAVLALIGTGALLVHSLKTNNIGYVVGSMVFCFSLVLLYTMSGTYHILYVGKIKKLFKILDHSAIYILISGSYTPYLLGVFDGTTKWVLFFVQWGMTLLGILFKVFFVGRFNFVSTLIYLFMGWMVMFVFKDLQMLASPLSLKLLIWGGVSYSVGTIFYLMKNKKFAHGIWHLFVLAGSVFNYFSVYFLI; this comes from the coding sequence ATGAATAATACACTGACTAGATTAGAAGAATGGATTAACTCTATGACTCACTACTTTGGTGCTGTTCTAGCACTTATTGGAACTGGAGCTCTTTTAGTCCACTCTTTAAAAACAAATAATATTGGTTATGTTGTTGGTTCCATGGTATTTTGTTTTTCACTTGTTTTACTATATACAATGTCTGGAACTTACCACATACTTTATGTTGGAAAAATTAAAAAACTTTTTAAAATACTCGATCATTCTGCTATTTATATTTTAATATCTGGATCATACACTCCATATCTTCTTGGAGTTTTTGATGGAACAACAAAATGGGTTCTTTTCTTTGTTCAATGGGGAATGACACTTTTAGGAATACTTTTTAAAGTATTCTTTGTTGGAAGATTTAATTTTGTTTCTACCCTAATCTATCTTTTTATGGGATGGATGGTTATGTTTGTATTTAAAGATTTACAAATGCTTGCTTCACCGCTATCTTTAAAATTACTAATTTGGGGTGGTGTTAGCTATTCTGTTGGAACTATTTTCTATCTAATGAAAAATAAAAAATTTGCTCACGGTATTTGGCACCTTTTTGTTTTAGCAGGTAGTGTTTTTAATTATTTTTCAGTGTATTTTTTAATATAA
- a CDS encoding deoxycytidylate deaminase: MSKRANYIDWDEYFMGVAILSAKRSKDPGTQVGACIVTPDKRIVGVGYNGLPAGCSDDEFPWDREGDFLNSKYAYVCHAELNAILNSTKNLKGCTIYVDLFPCNECAKSIIQSGISEIVYLSDKYNNTDSNTASKKLLNAANVKLRQLDPKFDELVLNFRKNG; this comes from the coding sequence ATGTCAAAAAGAGCTAATTATATTGATTGGGATGAGTACTTCATGGGAGTTGCAATTCTCTCTGCTAAACGTAGTAAAGATCCTGGAACACAAGTTGGAGCATGTATCGTAACTCCTGATAAAAGAATTGTAGGTGTAGGATACAATGGCCTTCCCGCAGGATGTTCTGATGATGAATTTCCTTGGGATAGAGAAGGGGATTTTTTAAATAGTAAATACGCATATGTTTGTCATGCTGAATTAAATGCTATTTTAAACAGTACTAAAAATTTAAAAGGATGTACTATTTATGTTGATCTTTTCCCATGTAACGAATGTGCTAAAAGTATTATTCAAAGTGGAATAAGTGAAATAGTTTATCTTTCAGATAAGTATAACAATACTGACTCTAATACAGCATCTAAAAAACTTTTAAATGCTGCTAATGTAAAGTTAAGACAATTAGATCCTAAATTTGATGAACTTGTTCTAAATTTTAGAAAGAATGGATAG
- the obgE gene encoding GTPase ObgE codes for MFIDEVIITVKAGNGGDGAATFRREKCIQFGGPDGGDGGRGGDVVFVADSNINTLIDFKYKKLFQAENGENGAKKNMFGKFGENLVIKVPIGTQVRDMETGKLLLDMSIPGEERVLLRGGRGGLGNTNFKNSIRRTPTMAGKGKEGVELRVKLELKLLADVALVGYPSVGKSSLINKISAAKSKVGNYHFTTLEPKLGVVRLGEGRSFVVADIPGLIEGAHEGVGLGDKFLKHIERCKMIYHIVDVAGIEGRDPIEDYERINNELVKFSEKLANKKQIILANKMDLIWDMDKYEEFKSHVEAQGNEVFPVSVILGDGLKEVLNRTWHVLQETEREELEEEADIIDVLKANKTRKEPFVVTQDEDGVFVVDGSIVDGVLAKYIITHDDESVVTFLHMLRNLGLEDALKDAGVEDGDTVRIADTEFDFVE; via the coding sequence GTGTTTATAGATGAGGTAATTATAACGGTAAAAGCAGGTAACGGTGGAGATGGAGCCGCTACTTTTAGAAGAGAAAAATGCATACAATTTGGAGGTCCAGATGGTGGAGATGGAGGTAGAGGAGGAGACGTAGTTTTCGTAGCTGACTCTAATATAAATACACTAATAGACTTCAAATACAAAAAATTGTTCCAAGCAGAAAATGGTGAAAATGGAGCAAAGAAAAACATGTTTGGAAAATTTGGAGAAAATTTAGTAATAAAAGTTCCAATTGGAACTCAAGTAAGAGATATGGAAACAGGAAAATTACTTTTAGATATGAGTATACCTGGTGAAGAAAGAGTTCTTTTAAGAGGAGGTAGAGGAGGTTTAGGAAATACAAACTTCAAAAACTCAATTAGAAGAACACCAACAATGGCTGGAAAAGGAAAAGAGGGTGTAGAGTTAAGAGTTAAATTAGAATTGAAACTTTTAGCAGATGTTGCGTTAGTTGGATACCCTTCTGTTGGAAAATCAAGTTTAATAAATAAAATATCAGCAGCTAAATCTAAAGTTGGAAACTATCATTTTACTACTTTAGAGCCTAAATTAGGAGTTGTTAGACTTGGTGAAGGGAGATCATTCGTTGTAGCAGATATACCAGGGTTGATTGAAGGAGCTCATGAAGGAGTAGGATTAGGAGATAAATTCTTAAAGCATATAGAAAGATGTAAAATGATATATCATATAGTAGATGTGGCTGGAATTGAAGGAAGAGATCCAATTGAAGATTATGAGAGAATAAATAATGAGTTAGTAAAGTTTAGTGAAAAATTAGCAAATAAGAAACAAATTATTTTGGCAAATAAAATGGATTTAATTTGGGATATGGATAAATATGAAGAGTTTAAATCTCATGTGGAAGCACAAGGAAATGAAGTGTTCCCAGTATCTGTTATTTTAGGTGATGGATTAAAAGAGGTTTTAAATAGAACTTGGCATGTTTTACAAGAGACAGAGAGAGAAGAACTAGAGGAAGAAGCTGACATTATTGATGTATTGAAAGCTAATAAAACTAGAAAAGAACCATTTGTTGTAACACAAGATGAAGATGGAGTATTTGTTGTTGACGGATCAATTGTTGATGGTGTACTAGCTAAATATATCATAACTCATGATGATGAATCAGTTGTTACATTCTTACATATGCTTAGAAACTTAGGACTAGAAGACGCTTTAAAAGATGCTGGTGTTGAAGATGGAGATACAGTAAGAATTGCTGATACAGAATTTGATTTCGTTGAGTAA